CCGGTGGCGGCAGCGAAGAGCGCCTTTTCGGCGGACTGCGCTACGGGGGGCAACTCGGTCCGCAGTCCTTCTGGCGAGGCTATGCCAAATATTTCCGGCGGGACGATGCGCACGGGATCGCCGGTCGGGATGCCGCGGACGGCTGGGAAGCGGTCCGCGGCGGTTTCCGTCTCGACTGGCTGCCGAGGACGGGGGAGTCGCTGACTCTGCAGGGGGATGCCTATACCGGCAGTGCCGGAGTGGCGGGCACCCGTTTCGATCCTGCCTCCGCTCTCCCCCGCGTGGTTGAAGATGAGACGCAGATCGCCGGCGCCAACCTGCTGTCCCGCTGGGAACATGTCGCCCGCCGGGGCGATAAGACTTCCTTGCAGCTATTCTACGACTTGACCCGGCGCCAGGATTTTTCCTTCGACGAAGAACGGCATGCGGTCGACTTCAGGCTGCAAAACGGGTTGAAGCTGGGTCGCCGGCACGAGCTCGTCTGGGGCGGCGGCTTCAACTATGCGCTGAGCCAATTCGAGAGCACCCCGACCGTATCGCTCCGATCGCGCCGTACCGAACACCTCTACAATCTGTTTATCCAGGACGAGATCACCCTCCTCCCCGACCGGCTGACCCTGACGATAGGCGCCAGGCTTGAGCATAACAGCTATACCGGCTACGAATTCCAGCCGAATGTCAGGCTGCTCGGGATGCCCGACGAACACCATTCCCTCTGGGGCGCGATGTCCAGGGTGGCCCGCACCCCGTCGCGCTTCGATCGTGAAATTCGCGTGCTCACACCGTTCTCCACCGGGCCGCCGCCAGTTGTCGCCATCGTCTCGGGCAGCCGGGACTTCGACGCGGAAAAAGTGACGGCCTTCGAGCTGGGGTACCGGTATCATCCGGAGGTGCCCCTCGGTTTCGACGCAGCGCTCTTCTACAATTTCTACGACCGGTTGCGCAGCTTCGATCTCGGCGTTCCTTTTCCAGAAGCGTCGCCGCCTCCCCCTCACTTCGTGCTGCCGGCAAGCCTCGGCAACAGGCTGGAGGGGGAGGCTTACGGCCTGGAGCTGGCCGCGGAATGGCAAGCGCTGAAACAGCTGAAGCTGAGCGCCGCCTATACCTGGCTGCAGCTTTCCATCCGGCACCGCGACCGGGGGGACGATCCCTTTGCCCGGATCGAGGAAGAGAAGAGCCCCAGCCACCAGGGGTCGCTGCGCGCCAGGATCGATCTGCCCGCCCATCTCGAACTCGACCTGTGGTTGCGCTACGTCGACCGGTTGCGCCGCGATGATATTCCGAGCTATCTTGAACTCGATACCCGGCTCGGCTGGAAGCTCCGCCCGAACCTGGAGGTCGCTTTTGTCGGGCAGAACCTTCTCGACAGCCACCATCCCGAGTTCCCCCGGGAAACGCTCTTCAATGTTCTACCGACCGAAGTGCAACGCGGCGTTTACGCCAAGATGACCTGGCTACACTGATCAACGAGAGGCATAGCATTGCGCATGTTTGGGCGCAC
This DNA window, taken from Desulfuromonadales bacterium, encodes the following:
- a CDS encoding TonB-dependent receptor translates to MVRFGRNGMAGVALLFALLPANATAAAERAEARVQLASLGSELPELTLPELMDLEVTSAAGKEQKLAETAAAIFVITREDIRRSGVTSIPEALRMVPGLTVARIDANKWAISSRSFNSRYANKLLVLMDGRSVINTIFPSTFWDVQDTLLEDIDRIEVIRGPGATLWGANAVNGVINIITRDARLTQGTLVTAGGGSEERLFGGLRYGGQLGPQSFWRGYAKYFRRDDAHGIAGRDAADGWEAVRGGFRLDWLPRTGESLTLQGDAYTGSAGVAGTRFDPASALPRVVEDETQIAGANLLSRWEHVARRGDKTSLQLFYDLTRRQDFSFDEERHAVDFRLQNGLKLGRRHELVWGGGFNYALSQFESTPTVSLRSRRTEHLYNLFIQDEITLLPDRLTLTIGARLEHNSYTGYEFQPNVRLLGMPDEHHSLWGAMSRVARTPSRFDREIRVLTPFSTGPPPVVAIVSGSRDFDAEKVTAFELGYRYHPEVPLGFDAALFYNFYDRLRSFDLGVPFPEASPPPPHFVLPASLGNRLEGEAYGLELAAEWQALKQLKLSAAYTWLQLSIRHRDRGDDPFARIEEEKSPSHQGSLRARIDLPAHLELDLWLRYVDRLRRDDIPSYLELDTRLGWKLRPNLEVAFVGQNLLDSHHPEFPRETLFNVLPTEVQRGVYAKMTWLH